One genomic region from Chthonomonas calidirosea T49 encodes:
- a CDS encoding KH domain-containing protein, with translation MSSIAAESKSISGLLEYLIKSLVDDPESVTITEVERPDITVYEVRVAPGDLGRIIGKQGRVVNALRTVARAAARGERRVQVEVISDAS, from the coding sequence GTGTCTAGTATTGCTGCCGAGTCGAAATCCATATCGGGTTTGCTCGAATATCTCATTAAGTCGTTAGTGGACGATCCGGAAAGCGTTACGATTACGGAAGTAGAGCGACCGGATATCACCGTCTACGAGGTGCGTGTGGCTCCCGGAGACCTTGGGCGTATCATAGGAAAACAAGGACGCGTGGTGAATGCCCTGCGCACCGTAGCGCGAGCCGCTGCACGCGGCGAACGTCGCGTGCAAGTAGAAGTTATCTCTGATGCTTCTTAA
- the ffh gene encoding signal recognition particle protein has translation MFDSLSEKLQNVFMRLRGKGRVTEADVNEAVREVRLALLEADVSLPVVRDFIGRIREKALGVEVLESLQPWQQVIDIVYKEMVALLGQQQAPLNVASTPPTIVMLCGLQGTGKTTLAAKLGTFLKKQGHRPLLVACDIYRPAAIKQLQVLGEQAELPVYALPEDQRKGPPTIARMAVEYARQHANDFVILDTAGRLAIDDELMDELGQMRAFVQPHEVILVVDAMVGQDAVNFAEQFHKRLALTGFVMTKLDGDTRGGAALSIRAVTGVPIKFIGTGEKLDAFEPFYPDRMAQRILGMGDILSLIEKAQEAVDEKKAAALEAKLRENRFDFNDLLEQLEQMKKLGPIENLLKLIPGVNNKMLEGMNLDPKVVERRKAIILSMTPQERANPTIINASRRRRIAAGCGQSVHEVNQLLNDFERMRRMMRTLIQQVPGAKPNNKLPSARKLPGALKKMSRGQSKGWFSRQ, from the coding sequence GTGTTCGATAGCCTTTCCGAAAAACTACAAAATGTCTTTATGCGCCTGCGCGGTAAGGGGCGCGTCACCGAGGCGGACGTTAATGAGGCCGTGCGTGAGGTGCGGCTGGCACTGCTGGAAGCCGATGTAAGCCTGCCTGTGGTGCGCGACTTTATTGGGCGCATTCGAGAGAAGGCCCTTGGGGTGGAGGTTTTAGAGAGCCTTCAGCCCTGGCAGCAGGTCATAGACATCGTCTATAAAGAGATGGTAGCCCTGTTGGGGCAGCAGCAGGCTCCTCTGAACGTGGCCTCCACGCCTCCTACCATCGTGATGCTTTGTGGCCTGCAAGGAACCGGGAAAACGACCCTTGCGGCGAAGCTGGGCACCTTTCTAAAAAAGCAGGGTCATCGGCCCCTGCTGGTGGCCTGCGATATCTACCGCCCCGCGGCAATTAAACAACTGCAAGTGCTGGGTGAGCAGGCGGAGTTGCCGGTCTATGCGTTGCCAGAAGACCAACGTAAAGGCCCGCCTACCATCGCCCGTATGGCTGTAGAGTACGCGCGGCAACACGCCAACGATTTCGTGATTTTGGATACAGCCGGGCGTTTGGCCATTGACGATGAGCTCATGGATGAACTAGGCCAGATGCGCGCGTTTGTCCAGCCCCACGAGGTGATCCTTGTGGTGGATGCGATGGTAGGCCAAGATGCGGTAAACTTTGCCGAACAGTTTCATAAACGACTTGCCCTCACCGGCTTCGTTATGACGAAGTTAGACGGGGACACGCGCGGTGGCGCGGCGCTCTCTATCCGTGCGGTGACCGGCGTTCCCATTAAGTTCATCGGAACCGGTGAGAAGCTCGATGCGTTTGAGCCGTTCTATCCGGATCGCATGGCGCAGCGTATTCTCGGAATGGGCGACATTTTGAGCCTCATCGAGAAAGCGCAAGAGGCCGTGGATGAGAAAAAGGCGGCCGCCTTAGAGGCGAAGCTGCGTGAGAATCGATTTGACTTCAACGACCTGCTGGAACAGCTCGAGCAGATGAAGAAGTTGGGGCCTATCGAGAACCTGCTAAAGCTTATCCCCGGCGTTAATAACAAAATGCTGGAGGGGATGAACCTCGATCCGAAAGTGGTGGAGCGTCGTAAGGCCATCATTCTTTCGATGACTCCCCAAGAGCGTGCTAACCCGACGATTATCAATGCGTCGCGAAGACGGCGGATTGCCGCGGGATGCGGACAAAGCGTTCACGAGGTGAACCAACTGCTCAACGATTTTGAGCGGATGCGACGTATGATGCGCACGCTGATTCAGCAGGTTCCTGGCGCAAAACCCAACAACAAATTGCCCTCCGCGCGTAAGCTCCCCGGAGCGCTTAAAAAGATGTCGCGAGGGCAAAGTAAAGGGTGGTTTTCCCGACAATAA
- the rpsP gene encoding 30S ribosomal protein S16 has product MVKIRLKRMGARNRPFYRLVVANSTSPRDGRFIETIGTYNPLTDPPSITVKEERALYWLSVGAQPTDIARALLKKTGVLEKFQQQKAQSKKKVEAGV; this is encoded by the coding sequence GTGGTTAAAATACGTTTGAAGCGAATGGGCGCAAGAAACCGTCCGTTCTATCGTCTTGTGGTGGCCAACAGCACATCACCACGCGATGGACGGTTTATTGAGACCATCGGTACCTACAATCCTTTGACAGACCCGCCCAGCATTACCGTGAAAGAGGAGCGGGCGCTCTACTGGCTCAGTGTGGGGGCTCAACCAACCGACATCGCCCGAGCCCTCTTGAAAAAAACTGGGGTGCTGGAGAAGTTCCAGCAACAAAAAGCACAAAGCAAGAAGAAGGTGGAAGCAGGTGTCTAG